From Prevotella sp. oral taxon 299 str. F0039:
CAATTCGATGGACGTTATTTCTCAACTCCAAAGAAGATGGGAGCGCAGACAAACGAAGCCAATACCAATGCAGGAATCGCTGCTGCTAAGCAAATAAATGCCTTTTTTAACGAAGGATGCACAAAGTATCAAGTGAATAAATAAAAGCTAATGAAGTCGTTATTATATAGCGACTTCATTGCATTCAAACAGTTATCATAGAATAATATCACAATGGCAACAATAAAACCATTTAAAGGAATACGCCCTCCTAAAGAGCTAGTTGAACAAATAGAGTCACGTCCTTACGATGTATTGAATTCAGAAGAAGCTAGAGAAGAGGCTAAAGGCAACGAAAAGAGTTTATATCATATTATCAAACCAGAAATTGATTTCGAGGTAGGCGCAAGCGAATACGACCCTAGAGTGTATGAACAAGCAGCTAAAAACTTTAAGAATTTCCAAGAAAAAGGTTGGTTAGTGCAAGACGAAAAAGACCACTATTATATCTATGCACAAACAATGAACAACAAAACTCAATATGGTTTAGTTGTTGGAGCTTATGTGAATGATTATTTAGATGGTACAATTAAGAAGCACGAACTTACTAGAAAGGATAAAGAAGAGGATAGAATGAAGCACGTAAGAGTGTGTGATGCCAATATCGAACCTGTGTTCTTTGCTTATCCCGACAATGCAACTCTTGACCAATTAATAGTGCGTTATGCTGCAACTACACCCGAATATGATTTTATTGCTCCTATTGATGGCTTTAGACATCAATTCTGGATTATCGAGAATACAGAGGATATCAAGCTCATTACCTCAGAATTTGCAAAGATGCCAGCACTTTATATTGCCGACGGACACCATCGTTCAGCAGCTGCAGCCTTAGTTGGTGCAGAGAAAGCACAGCAAAATCCAAATCATAAAGGCGACGAAGAGTATAACTATTTCATGGCCGTTTGTTTCCAAGCATCGCAATTAACCATTCTAGATTACAATAGAGTAGTGACCGATTTAAATGGACTTACAGAGCAAGAGTTCCTTACTAGCCTAGAAAAAGACTTTGTTGTAGAAGATAAAGGAACAGATATTTATCATCCAAATGCCCTACATAACTTCTCACTTTATTTAAATAAACATTGGTATAGCCTAACTTCTAAGGCTGGAACCTTTGACAATAACGACCCAATTGGTGTTTTAGACGTTGATATTTCAAGTCGCTTAATTTTTGATAGTATTTTAGGAATCAAAGATTTCCGTACCGATAAGCGTATAGATTTTGTGGGTGGACTACGTGGTTTAGAAGAACTTAAACGCCGAGTTGATAGTGGAGAGATGCAAATGGCATTGGCACTCTATCCTGTTTCTATGCAACAAATTATGGATATTGCTAATACTGGCAACATAATGCCACCCAAAGCAACATGGTTTGAACCTAAACTTCGTTCGGGATTGGTTATCCATAAGTTGTCGTAAACAATTGTTTATGAGTGATACTTATTTAACAATACAAGATAAAAGCGAGGGGATTTATACCGAAAAGCGTAGTAAATTCCTCGCTTTTGCACATCCTGTAGAAACAATCGAAGAAATAAAAGACCTTCTAAGCGAATATAAAAAGAAGTATTACGATGCTAGGCACGTTTGTTATGCCTATATGTTAGGACCTGAAAGAACTGACTTCAGAGCCAATGATGATGGAGAACCCAGTAGCACTGCAGGTAAACCCATTCTCGGACAGATCAATTCTCGTGAGTTAACTAATATACTTGTGGTGGTTGTTCGTTACTTTGGAGGAGTGAAACTCGGGACAAGTGGATTGATAGTTGCCTATCGTGAGGCGACTGCAGAAGCCCTTTCTGCTGCACAAGTGATAGAGAAGACGATTGAAGAAACTATTACTTTCACCTTTCCTTATGTGATGATGAATAGCGTTATGAGGGTAGTTAAAGAGTTAAACCCACGCATTGTTGAGCAAAAATATGACGAAACGTGTGTTATCACCCTTGCCATTAAGCGCTCGATGGCTTCTTTTTTAGAAGAACGCCTCAATAAATTAGCATTTGAGTAACTTATTCTTAACTTTTATTCTTGTTATTCAAGCTACTAATAACTTCCCTAAAAGAAATATAAAATTAAGATTTTTAGATATAAAAGAGAATAATAATCTTCACATTCACATTATCTGATAAAGAAAATGTTTTCTCTATTGTGTTTGTATTATGGTTTATTGAACTTAAAAGAATAAATATATTATTCGCCAGTTTCTTGTGCAGAGCGAAGTATTATACTTGTTGCGCCAATGGTGAATAATGAACCTTCTTCAATAATTCGGCGTTCTCTATCTCCTAAAATCTCATTATCAACGA
This genomic window contains:
- a CDS encoding YigZ family protein, with product MSDTYLTIQDKSEGIYTEKRSKFLAFAHPVETIEEIKDLLSEYKKKYYDARHVCYAYMLGPERTDFRANDDGEPSSTAGKPILGQINSRELTNILVVVVRYFGGVKLGTSGLIVAYREATAEALSAAQVIEKTIEETITFTFPYVMMNSVMRVVKELNPRIVEQKYDETCVITLAIKRSMASFLEERLNKLAFE
- a CDS encoding DUF1015 domain-containing protein, with protein sequence MATIKPFKGIRPPKELVEQIESRPYDVLNSEEAREEAKGNEKSLYHIIKPEIDFEVGASEYDPRVYEQAAKNFKNFQEKGWLVQDEKDHYYIYAQTMNNKTQYGLVVGAYVNDYLDGTIKKHELTRKDKEEDRMKHVRVCDANIEPVFFAYPDNATLDQLIVRYAATTPEYDFIAPIDGFRHQFWIIENTEDIKLITSEFAKMPALYIADGHHRSAAAALVGAEKAQQNPNHKGDEEYNYFMAVCFQASQLTILDYNRVVTDLNGLTEQEFLTSLEKDFVVEDKGTDIYHPNALHNFSLYLNKHWYSLTSKAGTFDNNDPIGVLDVDISSRLIFDSILGIKDFRTDKRIDFVGGLRGLEELKRRVDSGEMQMALALYPVSMQQIMDIANTGNIMPPKATWFEPKLRSGLVIHKLS